In Sphingomonas sp. Leaf357, a single genomic region encodes these proteins:
- the hisI gene encoding phosphoribosyl-AMP cyclohydrolase, protein MPDSRDTGLTLNPRYDAAGLITAVATDRTTGEVLMLAHMTAEALAATIATREAHFWSRSRGRLWKKGESSGNVLYVHDIRIDCDQDAVWLIVDPVGPACHTGERSCFFRRIEGDTLSRVE, encoded by the coding sequence ATGCCCGACTCCCGCGACACCGGCCTCACGCTGAACCCCCGATACGACGCCGCCGGCCTGATCACCGCCGTCGCCACCGATCGCACCACCGGCGAGGTCCTGATGCTCGCCCATATGACCGCCGAAGCGCTGGCCGCGACGATCGCCACGCGCGAGGCGCATTTCTGGTCGCGCAGCCGGGGCAGGCTCTGGAAGAAGGGCGAAAGCTCCGGCAACGTCCTCTACGTCCACGACATCCGCATCGATTGCGATCAGGATGCGGTGTGGCTGATCGTCGATCCCGTCGGCCCGGCGTGCCACACCGGCGAACGGTCGTGCTTCTTCCGCCGCATCGAGGGCGACACGTTGAGCCGCGTCGAATGA
- a CDS encoding MerR family transcriptional regulator, which yields MSTVAHAPAYVIVPPRDDREHFTISDLSSEFDVTARALRFYEDEGLIAPERRGTTRVYSHRDRARLAWILRGKRVGFSLTEIREMIDLYDIGDGRKAQRLVTIERCQERIALLESQKQDIDAAIAELNAFVAVLHTNQG from the coding sequence ATGTCGACCGTCGCTCATGCGCCCGCTTATGTCATCGTCCCGCCGCGCGACGATCGCGAGCACTTCACGATCTCGGACCTGTCCTCGGAATTCGACGTCACCGCCCGCGCGCTGCGCTTCTACGAGGACGAGGGGCTGATCGCCCCCGAACGGCGCGGCACCACGCGGGTCTATTCGCACCGCGATCGCGCCCGGCTCGCCTGGATCCTGCGCGGCAAGCGCGTCGGCTTCTCGCTCACCGAGATCCGCGAGATGATCGACCTCTACGACATCGGCGACGGCCGCAAGGCACAGCGCCTCGTCACGATCGAACGCTGTCAGGAGCGCATCGCGCTGCTGGAATCGCAGAAACAGGATATCGACGCGGCGATCGCCGAGCTGAACGCGTTCGTCGCCGTGCTCCATACGAATCAAGGTTGA
- a CDS encoding acyl-CoA dehydrogenase C-terminal domain-containing protein has protein sequence MPQFTPPVRDTRFVLEHVVGLQNYANLPGFQNATPDVVDAVLDEGGKFVAEVLFPINHSGDQEGCTRHDDGSVTTPKGFKEAYAAFVESGWGTLSAPEAFGGQGMPHVISTAFQEYMISANMAFAMYPGLTHGAIAALLVKGTDEQKAKYVPKMVSGEWGGTMNLTEPQCGTDLGLIRTRAEPNADGSYAITGTKIFISSGEHDLTSNIIHLVLAKTPGAPESSKGISLFVVPKFMVGDDGAIGARNAVSCGSIEHKMGIHANSTCVMNYDGATGWLVGEEMKGLAAMFIMMNAARLGVGLQGLAVGETAYQNAVQYAHDRRQGRALTGPKEPNEKADTLFVHPDVRRMLMEAKAMTEGLRALCLWGALQADLEHAAPTDEEKQLAGDLLGLLTPVIKGYGTDKGYEIATNAQQVYGGHGYIAEWGMEQYVRDARIAMIYEGTNGVQAMDLVGRKLASNGGRAVQALFRIVAEDVAAAKAVPETAAFAGALEKANGELQAATMWFMQNGMQNPDNVGAGAYSYMQIMGLVATGLMWLRMASAAVKLKAAGEGDAAFLDAKLVTARFFAERILPDAGALRRKIESGAESLMALPPEMFMAA, from the coding sequence ATGCCGCAATTCACCCCGCCCGTGCGCGATACGCGCTTCGTCCTCGAACACGTCGTCGGCCTGCAGAACTACGCCAATCTCCCCGGCTTCCAGAACGCGACGCCCGACGTGGTCGATGCGGTGCTGGACGAAGGCGGCAAGTTCGTCGCCGAAGTGCTCTTCCCGATCAACCATTCGGGCGACCAGGAAGGTTGCACGCGCCACGACGACGGCAGCGTGACGACGCCCAAGGGCTTCAAGGAAGCCTATGCCGCGTTCGTCGAATCCGGCTGGGGCACGCTCAGCGCGCCGGAGGCGTTCGGCGGGCAGGGCATGCCGCATGTCATCTCGACCGCGTTCCAGGAATATATGATCTCCGCCAACATGGCGTTCGCGATGTATCCCGGCCTCACGCACGGCGCGATCGCCGCCTTGCTGGTCAAGGGCACCGACGAGCAGAAGGCGAAGTACGTCCCCAAGATGGTCAGCGGCGAATGGGGCGGCACGATGAACCTGACCGAGCCGCAATGCGGCACCGATCTCGGCCTGATCCGCACCCGCGCCGAGCCGAACGCCGACGGCTCCTATGCGATCACCGGCACGAAGATCTTCATCTCCAGCGGCGAGCATGATCTCACCTCGAACATCATCCACCTCGTCCTCGCCAAGACGCCGGGCGCGCCGGAAAGCTCGAAGGGCATTTCGCTGTTCGTCGTGCCGAAGTTCATGGTCGGCGACGACGGGGCGATCGGCGCGCGCAACGCGGTGTCGTGCGGGTCGATCGAACACAAGATGGGCATCCACGCCAATTCCACCTGCGTGATGAATTACGATGGCGCGACCGGCTGGCTGGTCGGCGAGGAGATGAAAGGCCTGGCCGCGATGTTCATCATGATGAACGCGGCCCGCCTGGGCGTCGGCCTTCAGGGCCTCGCGGTGGGCGAGACGGCATACCAGAACGCCGTCCAGTACGCGCACGATCGCCGCCAGGGCCGCGCGCTGACCGGTCCCAAGGAGCCGAACGAAAAGGCCGATACCCTGTTCGTCCACCCGGACGTTCGCCGCATGCTGATGGAGGCCAAGGCGATGACCGAGGGGCTTCGCGCCTTGTGCCTGTGGGGCGCGCTCCAGGCCGATCTCGAACATGCCGCGCCGACCGACGAGGAGAAGCAGCTGGCGGGCGACCTGCTCGGCCTGCTCACGCCGGTGATCAAGGGCTATGGCACCGACAAGGGCTATGAGATCGCGACCAACGCGCAACAGGTGTACGGCGGCCACGGCTACATCGCCGAATGGGGCATGGAGCAATATGTCCGCGATGCGCGGATCGCGATGATCTACGAAGGCACCAACGGCGTGCAGGCGATGGATCTGGTCGGCCGCAAGCTGGCCAGCAATGGCGGCCGCGCGGTGCAGGCGCTGTTCCGCATCGTCGCCGAGGATGTCGCGGCGGCCAAGGCGGTGCCGGAAACGGCGGCGTTCGCGGGCGCGCTGGAAAAGGCCAATGGCGAGCTTCAGGCGGCGACGATGTGGTTCATGCAGAACGGCATGCAGAACCCCGACAATGTCGGCGCCGGCGCGTACAGCTACATGCAGATCATGGGCCTAGTGGCGACCGGCCTGATGTGGCTGCGCATGGCGAGCGCCGCGGTGAAGCTGAAGGCGGCGGGCGAGGGCGATGCCGCCTTTCTCGACGCCAAGCTGGTAACGGCCCGCTTCTTCGCCGAACGCATCCTGCCCGACGCCGGCGCGCTCCGCCGCAAGATCGAAAGCGGCGCGGAATCGCTGATGGCGCTGCCGCCCGAGATGTTCATGGCGGCGTGA
- a CDS encoding PEPxxWA-CTERM sorting domain-containing protein, producing the protein MKTFLMTAAAVCAFAASAVQAETMTFSGVTTSFVTGPYVENGITMTPPTGGGYYGFQSNGTVHLDQGSTNGIYDFTFASGLFDLVSIDVATSYGAGGLGTFTAFDAGNTQIGTVNFSANTVGTKLLSLTGVSRLRLVATGTHFNIDNLVLNAAAVPEPATWGMMIAGFGMMGAAMRTRRRSTNVTFA; encoded by the coding sequence ATGAAGACATTTTTGATGACGGCTGCTGCCGTCTGCGCGTTCGCAGCTTCTGCAGTCCAGGCCGAGACGATGACCTTTTCCGGTGTGACGACATCTTTCGTCACCGGGCCCTATGTGGAAAACGGTATTACGATGACGCCGCCCACCGGCGGTGGATATTATGGTTTTCAGAGCAACGGAACGGTCCATCTTGACCAAGGCTCGACGAACGGCATTTACGACTTCACCTTTGCCAGCGGACTTTTCGATCTCGTCAGCATCGACGTCGCGACATCCTACGGAGCCGGCGGTTTGGGCACCTTCACCGCGTTCGATGCAGGCAATACCCAGATCGGCACCGTCAACTTCAGCGCGAACACGGTCGGCACCAAACTGCTCAGCCTGACGGGCGTTTCTCGCCTCCGTCTGGTTGCGACAGGCACCCATTTCAACATCGACAATCTCGTGCTCAACGCAGCGGCTGTGCCCGAGCCAGCCACCTGGGGCATGATGATCGCAGGCTTCGGCATGATGGGCGCAGCCATGCGAACGCGTCGGCGCAGCACGAACGTCACGTTCGCCTAA
- a CDS encoding cell wall hydrolase, whose amino-acid sequence MPKTPLPISPRLRAILGLVALIAIALPALIVATAAPITPRPRIAAVPQRVVPQAELPPVEPLAYQDLDPDEARAFNKTVPFSTDPNPPARPFFLTGTVEDKARATDCMAVAMLYEAGDDTLGQRSVGQVVINRVRHPAFPKTICGVVFQGSERSTGCQFTFTCDGVLMRHAWSDEAWRRARETAALALTGRVFKAVGYSTHYHTDWVVPYWQSSLDKVARVRTHLFFRWTGWWGTPPAFRRAVSPSEPVIPALAALSDAHKTGAALAEAEAAKIEAAAAEGTLPAPAPGDADSFLVTIDPKLAPESYATLAAATCADRPYCKFMGWSSKARTPTALPLQPAQVAAMSFSYLRDHARGYDKPLWNCAEFPRPDKTQCMKLQMLPPAVPVTRPAAEVFKLETLPGSKVSVPVAKPAPDALTGVRRRVEMTGVPPKPVATPTATAEGR is encoded by the coding sequence ATGCCGAAAACCCCACTTCCGATCTCGCCGAGGCTCCGCGCGATCCTCGGGCTCGTCGCACTGATCGCGATCGCGCTGCCCGCGCTGATCGTCGCCACCGCCGCCCCGATCACGCCGCGCCCCCGCATCGCGGCGGTGCCGCAGCGCGTCGTGCCGCAGGCCGAACTGCCGCCGGTCGAGCCGCTCGCCTATCAGGATCTCGATCCCGACGAGGCGCGCGCGTTCAACAAGACGGTGCCCTTCTCGACCGACCCCAATCCGCCCGCACGCCCGTTCTTCCTCACCGGCACCGTCGAGGACAAGGCGCGCGCGACCGACTGCATGGCGGTGGCGATGCTCTACGAAGCGGGCGACGACACGCTCGGCCAGCGCTCGGTCGGCCAGGTGGTGATCAACCGCGTGCGCCACCCCGCATTCCCAAAGACGATCTGCGGCGTGGTTTTCCAGGGATCGGAGCGCAGCACCGGTTGCCAGTTCACCTTCACCTGCGACGGCGTGCTGATGCGGCATGCCTGGTCGGACGAGGCGTGGCGCCGGGCGCGGGAGACGGCGGCGCTCGCGCTCACCGGCCGCGTGTTCAAGGCGGTGGGCTATTCGACGCATTATCACACCGACTGGGTGGTGCCGTATTGGCAATCGAGCCTCGACAAGGTCGCGCGCGTGCGCACGCATCTGTTCTTCCGCTGGACCGGCTGGTGGGGCACGCCGCCCGCCTTCCGCCGCGCGGTGTCGCCAAGCGAACCGGTGATCCCGGCGCTCGCCGCCCTGTCGGACGCGCACAAGACCGGCGCGGCGCTGGCCGAAGCGGAGGCGGCGAAGATCGAGGCGGCGGCGGCGGAAGGCACCCTGCCCGCGCCCGCCCCGGGTGATGCCGACAGCTTCCTGGTGACGATCGATCCGAAGCTGGCGCCGGAAAGCTATGCGACGCTGGCGGCGGCAACCTGCGCCGATCGGCCGTATTGCAAGTTCATGGGCTGGAGCAGCAAGGCGAGGACGCCCACTGCCCTGCCCCTGCAACCGGCCCAAGTCGCGGCGATGTCGTTCAGCTATCTGCGCGATCACGCGCGGGGCTACGACAAGCCGCTGTGGAACTGCGCGGAGTTTCCGCGGCCGGACAAGACGCAGTGCATGAAGCTGCAGATGCTGCCCCCGGCGGTGCCGGTGACGCGCCCGGCGGCGGAGGTTTTCAAGCTGGAGACGTTGCCGGGATCGAAAGTATCGGTGCCGGTGGCGAAACCAGCACCGGATGCGCTGACCGGGGTGCGGCGGCGGGTGGAGATGACCGGGGTGCCGCCGAAGCCGGTGGCTACGCCGACAGCGACGGCGGAGGGGCGTTGA
- the cysK gene encoding cysteine synthase A: MKANTILETIGNTPHIRLQRLFPGNEVWIKSERSNPGGSIKDRIALAMIEAAEASGELQPGGTIIEPTSGNTGVGLAMVAAVKGYKLVLVMPESMSIERRRLMLAYGATFDLTPREKGMKGAIERALELVEQTPNSWMPQQFENPANIEVHTRTTAQEILTDFADTPIDVIITGVGTGGHITGVAETLKKSWPNLKVYAVEPQASPVISGGQPGPHPIQGIGAGFVPANLHTQAIDGAIQVDAAVAKDMARRAATEEGMLVGISSGATLAAILQKLPDLPDDARVLGFNYDTGERYLSVPDFLPES, from the coding sequence ATGAAAGCCAACACGATCCTCGAGACGATCGGCAACACGCCGCACATCCGTCTGCAGCGCCTGTTTCCCGGCAACGAGGTGTGGATCAAGTCGGAGCGCTCCAATCCGGGCGGCTCGATCAAGGACCGGATCGCGCTCGCCATGATCGAGGCGGCGGAGGCATCCGGCGAATTGCAGCCCGGCGGGACGATCATCGAGCCGACCTCCGGCAATACCGGCGTCGGGCTGGCGATGGTCGCGGCGGTGAAGGGGTACAAGCTCGTGCTCGTCATGCCCGAAAGCATGTCGATCGAACGCCGCCGCCTGATGCTGGCGTATGGCGCGACCTTCGACCTGACGCCGCGCGAAAAGGGCATGAAGGGCGCGATCGAGCGCGCGCTCGAACTGGTCGAGCAGACACCGAACAGCTGGATGCCGCAGCAGTTCGAGAATCCGGCGAATATCGAGGTGCATACGCGGACGACCGCACAGGAAATCCTCACCGACTTCGCCGATACGCCGATCGACGTGATCATCACCGGCGTCGGCACCGGCGGACACATCACCGGCGTGGCCGAGACGCTGAAGAAGAGCTGGCCAAACCTGAAGGTCTATGCGGTCGAGCCGCAGGCCTCGCCGGTGATTTCCGGCGGGCAGCCGGGGCCGCACCCGATCCAGGGCATCGGCGCGGGCTTCGTGCCGGCCAACCTCCATACCCAGGCGATCGACGGCGCGATCCAGGTCGATGCCGCCGTCGCCAAGGACATGGCGCGCCGCGCCGCGACCGAGGAGGGCATGCTGGTCGGCATCTCGTCCGGCGCGACGCTCGCCGCGATCCTGCAGAAACTGCCCGATTTGCCCGACGATGCGCGCGTGCTCGGCTTCAACTACGATACCGGCGAACGCTACCTGTCGGTGCCCGATTTCCTGCCCGAAAGCTGA
- a CDS encoding MFS transporter, whose protein sequence is MDSAPEPRHAHPLRIANFRAYFVARFAMTIAQNAMIIVIGWQVYTIAREQMGMSVSGAAAQLGLIGLLQFLPLFLTTPVSGFVADRFDRRWITRITVGLQLLCAFILALATYEGWISLPILFSVAVLLGLARAFSGPAFSALAPNLVPREVLPTAIALSSISWQVGTIIGPAIGGFAYAHARSGAYWLAVALFGVALACMSLIGRVAQPPRSAAHPIRQIIDGLRYVGQNKLVLGTITLDLFAVFLAGTSALLPIYAHDIFKVGAQGLSLLAAAPAVGASVIALIFSIRPLKHNVGPRMLISVLVYGTATILFGIAHLIVPAYAFEVGVGALAVAGGADMFSVYIRQSLIQLYTPDEMRGRVGAVSQLTISASNELGEAESGFLASMLGPIGAVLVGGGGAIVVTILWTYLFPSIRRAKTFDPPEPQKLEAKS, encoded by the coding sequence ATGGATTCCGCACCAGAGCCGCGACACGCCCACCCGCTTCGCATCGCCAATTTCCGCGCCTATTTCGTGGCGCGCTTCGCCATGACGATCGCGCAGAACGCGATGATCATCGTCATCGGCTGGCAGGTCTATACCATCGCCCGCGAACAGATGGGGATGAGCGTCAGCGGCGCGGCGGCGCAATTGGGGCTGATCGGGCTGCTGCAATTCCTGCCGCTGTTCCTGACGACGCCGGTCTCGGGCTTCGTCGCGGATCGCTTCGACCGGCGCTGGATCACGCGGATCACGGTCGGACTGCAACTCCTCTGCGCCTTCATCCTCGCGCTCGCGACGTACGAGGGCTGGATCTCGCTGCCGATCCTGTTTTCCGTCGCGGTGCTGCTCGGCCTGGCGCGGGCCTTTTCCGGCCCGGCCTTTTCCGCGCTCGCCCCCAATCTGGTGCCGCGCGAGGTCCTGCCGACGGCGATCGCGCTCAGTTCGATCTCGTGGCAGGTCGGCACGATCATCGGCCCGGCGATCGGCGGTTTCGCCTATGCCCATGCACGCAGCGGCGCCTATTGGCTGGCGGTCGCCCTGTTCGGCGTCGCGCTGGCGTGCATGTCGCTGATCGGCCGCGTCGCGCAGCCGCCCCGCTCGGCGGCGCATCCGATCCGCCAGATCATCGACGGGCTGCGCTATGTCGGGCAGAACAAGCTGGTGCTGGGCACGATCACGCTCGATCTGTTCGCCGTCTTCCTGGCGGGCACGAGCGCGCTGCTGCCGATCTATGCGCACGATATCTTCAAGGTCGGGGCGCAGGGCCTGAGCCTGCTCGCCGCGGCCCCCGCGGTCGGGGCATCGGTGATCGCGCTGATCTTCTCGATCCGCCCGCTCAAGCACAATGTCGGGCCGCGCATGCTGATCTCGGTGCTGGTCTATGGTACCGCGACGATCCTGTTCGGCATCGCGCACCTGATCGTGCCGGCCTATGCGTTCGAGGTCGGCGTGGGTGCGCTCGCGGTGGCGGGCGGGGCCGACATGTTTTCGGTCTATATCCGCCAGTCGTTGATCCAGCTTTACACGCCGGACGAGATGCGCGGCCGCGTCGGCGCGGTGTCGCAGCTGACGATCTCCGCCTCGAACGAGCTGGGCGAGGCCGAATCCGGTTTCCTCGCCTCGATGCTCGGGCCGATCGGTGCGGTGCTGGTCGGCGGCGGCGGGGCGATTGTAGTGACGATCCTGTGGACCTATCTGTTTCCCAGCATCCGCCGTGCGAAGACGTTCGATCCGCCTGAACCCCAAAAGCTGGAGGCAAAATCATGA
- the pdhA gene encoding pyruvate dehydrogenase (acetyl-transferring) E1 component subunit alpha, whose translation MAKAPAARKIEPLAPNRERPDEPKLYEASKDELLEFYKQMLLIRRFEEKAGQLYGLGLIGGFCHLYIGQEAVAVGLQSALSDKDSVITGYRDHGHMLLCGIPPKDVMAELTGRQAGISKGKGGSMHMFSVEHKFYGGHGIVGAQVSLGTGLGFAHKYREDGGVCLAYFGDGASNQGQVYESFNMAELWKLPVIYVIENNQYAMGTSVNRASSEDQLYRRGESFRIPGIQIDGMDVLAARGAAEEALAWVRAGKGPIILEMKTYRYRGHSMSDPAKYRSREEVQAVRDKSDPIEHCKKLLEEAGVREDELKEIEKEIRKVVADAADFAETAPEPEPAELYTDVLVENY comes from the coding sequence GTGGCCAAAGCCCCCGCCGCCCGAAAGATCGAACCGCTCGCCCCCAATCGCGAGCGCCCCGACGAGCCGAAACTGTACGAGGCGTCGAAAGACGAGCTGCTCGAATTCTACAAGCAGATGCTGCTCATCCGCCGTTTCGAAGAGAAGGCCGGGCAGCTCTACGGCCTCGGCCTGATCGGCGGTTTCTGCCACCTGTATATCGGGCAAGAAGCGGTCGCGGTCGGGCTGCAATCCGCATTGTCGGACAAGGACAGCGTGATCACCGGCTATCGCGATCACGGCCATATGCTGTTGTGCGGGATTCCGCCGAAGGACGTGATGGCCGAGCTGACCGGGCGTCAGGCGGGCATCTCGAAGGGCAAGGGCGGCTCGATGCACATGTTCAGCGTCGAGCATAAATTCTACGGCGGCCACGGCATCGTGGGCGCGCAGGTGTCGCTCGGCACCGGGCTCGGCTTCGCGCACAAATATCGCGAGGATGGCGGCGTCTGCCTGGCCTATTTCGGCGATGGCGCGTCGAACCAGGGGCAGGTCTACGAAAGCTTCAACATGGCCGAGCTGTGGAAGCTGCCGGTCATCTACGTGATCGAGAACAACCAATACGCGATGGGCACTTCGGTGAACCGCGCGTCCTCGGAAGATCAGCTGTATCGTCGCGGCGAGAGCTTCCGCATCCCGGGCATCCAGATCGACGGCATGGACGTGCTGGCGGCGCGCGGCGCGGCGGAAGAGGCGTTGGCCTGGGTCCGCGCGGGCAAGGGTCCGATCATCCTCGAGATGAAGACGTATCGCTATCGCGGTCACTCGATGTCCGATCCGGCCAAGTATCGCTCGCGCGAGGAGGTTCAGGCGGTGCGCGACAAGTCCGACCCGATCGAGCATTGCAAGAAACTGCTCGAGGAAGCCGGCGTCAGGGAAGACGAGCTGAAGGAGATCGAGAAGGAGATCCGCAAGGTCGTCGCCGATGCGGCCGACTTCGCCGAAACCGCGCCCGAGCCGGAACCGGCCGAACTCTATACCGACGTGCTGGTGGAAAACTACTGA
- a CDS encoding pyruvate dehydrogenase complex E1 component subunit beta translates to MPIEIKMPALSPTMEEGTLAKWLVKEGDVVKSGDIMAEIETDKATMEFEAVDEGTIGRITVAEGTDNVKVGTVIATLLEEGEDASGEAATTADTDKSKDDSPEPEAKADEKKDDAVEDSAHPAQEKVETGARQMFEAAKHDAEVSDPAIPAGTEMVKVTLREALRDAMAEEMRKDDRVFVMGEEVAEYQGAYKVTQGLLDEFGPKRVIDTPITEYGFAGVGTGAAMGGLRPIVEFMTFNFAMQAIDHIINSAAKTNYMSGGQMRCPIVFRGPNGAASRVGAQHSQNYGPWYASVPGLIVIAPYDAADAKGLLKAAIRTEDPVVFLENELLYGRTFEVPALDDYVLPIGKARVMREGKDVTIVSYSIGVGLALEAADKLAEEGIDVEVIDLRTLRPLDKAAVLKSLKKTNRLVVAEEGWATCSIASEIVAICMEEGFDDLDAPVLRVANEDVPLPYAANLEKLALLSSAKIVDTVKKIV, encoded by the coding sequence ATGCCCATCGAGATCAAGATGCCCGCCCTTTCGCCGACGATGGAAGAGGGCACGCTGGCCAAATGGCTGGTCAAGGAAGGCGACGTCGTGAAATCCGGCGACATCATGGCCGAGATCGAGACCGACAAGGCGACGATGGAATTCGAGGCCGTCGACGAAGGCACGATCGGCAGGATAACCGTCGCCGAAGGCACCGACAACGTGAAGGTCGGCACCGTCATCGCGACCCTGCTGGAAGAAGGCGAGGACGCTTCAGGAGAAGCGGCGACCACGGCCGACACCGATAAATCGAAAGACGATAGCCCGGAACCCGAAGCGAAGGCCGACGAGAAGAAGGACGACGCGGTCGAGGATTCGGCGCACCCGGCACAGGAGAAGGTCGAGACCGGCGCGCGCCAGATGTTCGAGGCGGCCAAGCACGACGCCGAAGTCTCCGATCCGGCGATCCCCGCTGGCACCGAGATGGTCAAGGTCACGCTGCGCGAGGCGTTGCGCGATGCCATGGCCGAGGAGATGCGCAAGGACGATCGCGTCTTCGTGATGGGCGAGGAAGTCGCCGAATATCAGGGCGCCTACAAGGTGACCCAGGGCCTGCTCGACGAGTTCGGGCCGAAGCGCGTGATCGATACGCCGATCACCGAATACGGCTTCGCGGGCGTCGGCACCGGCGCGGCGATGGGGGGCTTGCGTCCGATCGTCGAGTTCATGACGTTCAATTTCGCGATGCAGGCGATCGACCACATCATCAATTCCGCCGCCAAGACCAATTACATGTCCGGTGGACAGATGCGCTGCCCGATCGTGTTCCGCGGCCCGAACGGCGCGGCCTCACGCGTCGGCGCGCAGCACAGCCAGAATTACGGCCCGTGGTACGCCAGCGTTCCCGGGCTGATCGTGATCGCGCCGTATGACGCGGCCGATGCCAAGGGCCTGCTCAAGGCGGCGATCCGCACCGAGGATCCCGTCGTCTTCCTCGAGAACGAATTGCTTTACGGTCGCACGTTCGAGGTGCCGGCGCTCGACGATTACGTCCTGCCGATCGGCAAGGCGCGCGTCATGCGCGAGGGCAAGGACGTGACGATCGTCAGCTATTCGATCGGCGTGGGCCTCGCGCTCGAAGCCGCCGACAAGTTGGCGGAAGAGGGGATCGACGTCGAGGTCATCGACCTGCGCACGCTGCGTCCGCTCGACAAGGCGGCGGTGCTCAAGAGCCTGAAGAAGACCAACCGCCTGGTCGTGGCGGAGGAGGGCTGGGCGACCTGCTCGATCGCCTCGGAGATCGTCGCGATCTGCATGGAGGAAGGGTTCGACGATCTCGACGCCCCCGTGTTGCGCGTGGCGAACGAGGACGTGCCGCTGCCCTATGCCGCGAACCTGGAAAAGCTGGCGCTGCTCAGCTCGGCCAAGATCGTCGACACGGTGAAGAAGATCGTTTGA
- a CDS encoding TadE/TadG family type IV pilus assembly protein, whose protein sequence is MTTLTVLPPRLHRLRQAAARLRADRSGVAMLEFAFAAPIVLGIGCYGVEISNLALVNMRVSQIALNLADNASRVGFSTSGGQQMREVDVNDIFAAARYQGQGIKLTSNARITVSSLELYQGKPYDTAPVQRIHWQRCIGTATGATYDSQFKANVATTDGSTAQAANKGYDIPGGISDNGGAVINAPAANTGVMYVEVNYLYKPLFGSWLVQPQRIHYIASFVVRDQRDFSQIFNPSPAATPATCNLYTI, encoded by the coding sequence ATGACGACGCTCACGGTTCTTCCGCCGCGCCTCCACCGCCTGCGCCAGGCGGCCGCACGCCTGCGGGCGGATCGCAGCGGCGTCGCCATGCTCGAATTCGCCTTCGCCGCGCCGATCGTGCTCGGCATCGGCTGTTACGGGGTGGAGATTTCCAATCTCGCGCTGGTCAACATGCGTGTCAGCCAGATCGCGCTGAACCTGGCCGACAACGCCTCGCGCGTCGGTTTCTCCACGTCTGGCGGGCAACAGATGCGCGAAGTGGACGTCAACGACATCTTCGCCGCCGCGCGCTATCAGGGTCAGGGCATCAAGCTGACCTCCAACGCCCGGATCACCGTCTCCAGCCTGGAACTGTACCAGGGCAAACCCTATGATACCGCCCCGGTCCAGCGCATCCATTGGCAGCGATGCATCGGCACGGCGACCGGTGCCACGTATGATTCCCAGTTCAAGGCCAATGTGGCCACCACCGACGGGTCGACCGCGCAGGCGGCGAACAAGGGTTATGACATACCCGGCGGGATCAGCGACAATGGGGGCGCGGTGATCAACGCCCCGGCCGCGAACACCGGAGTCATGTATGTGGAGGTCAACTACCTCTACAAACCGCTGTTCGGATCATGGCTGGTTCAGCCGCAGCGCATCCATTACATCGCGTCGTTCGTCGTGCGCGACCAGCGCGACTTCTCGCAGATCTTCAATCCGTCGCCCGCGGCAACACCCGCGACCTGCAACCTCTACACCATTTGA
- a CDS encoding TadE/TadG family type IV pilus assembly protein, which translates to MIARLRQMLRDRRGATLVEFALVSPVMLLMLMGLGDLLYQVYTQAVLNGAVQKAARDAGIEGGSDATGTIDGKVVALMTPLIKNLTMNCDTPAPASSYCVTRKTYDTFGEVAPEPIMDKNGNGVLDPGECFTDVNGNGVWDPDPGITGQGGASAVTLYTMSITYPRVFPVAGLIGWSKSQTISSTTLLKNQPYASQNINTNATVCT; encoded by the coding sequence ATGATCGCCCGGCTGCGCCAAATGCTGCGCGATCGGCGCGGCGCCACGCTGGTCGAATTCGCGCTCGTCTCGCCGGTGATGTTGCTGATGCTGATGGGGCTCGGCGACCTGCTGTACCAAGTCTACACCCAGGCGGTGTTGAACGGCGCGGTGCAGAAGGCGGCGCGCGATGCCGGTATCGAGGGGGGATCGGATGCCACCGGGACGATCGACGGCAAGGTCGTCGCCCTGATGACTCCGTTGATCAAGAACCTGACGATGAACTGCGATACGCCGGCACCGGCGAGCAGCTATTGCGTGACGCGCAAGACCTATGACACGTTCGGCGAGGTCGCGCCCGAACCGATCATGGACAAGAACGGCAATGGGGTGCTCGATCCCGGCGAATGCTTCACCGACGTGAACGGCAACGGGGTGTGGGATCCCGATCCCGGCATCACCGGCCAGGGCGGCGCCAGCGCCGTCACGCTCTACACCATGTCGATCACGTATCCCCGGGTCTTTCCGGTGGCCGGATTGATCGGCTGGTCCAAATCGCAGACCATCAGCTCGACCACTTTGCTGAAGAACCAGCCCTACGCTTCCCAGAACATCAACACCAACGCTACGGTCTGCACATGA